A genomic stretch from Calidithermus timidus DSM 17022 includes:
- a CDS encoding insulinase family protein — translation MTTLEASQKIGNYRVLEVKPLPHLQGQYIRLEHEPTGARHIHIACPDNNNAFCVSFPTVPEDSTGIAHVLEHIVLAGSKRFPVRDPFFSMIPRSLATFMNALTFPDRTSYPFSTRVEKDYYNLLEVYLDACFFPRIDYEAFRQEGWHYRFAEPENPASPLQYSGVVFNEMKGAMSTPANVMFRSLGQAIFPGLTYAHNSGGDPRHIPELTWEALKAFHARHYHPSNAYFYTYGNLPLEKTLGYIERYALSRFSPIDPGTAIPDQVRFSAPRRHEASYPLAPSENPHKKSQVLVAWLTTFVGDVVEVLGLSVLERVLLANAASPLRKALLESKIGEALADGTGFNTVFREAVFAAGLKGVNPEDVEAIEGLILDTLRELVEKGVDQGMVDAAIHRMELESREVSNQGFPYALKVFFQMAGPYLHGGDPYLALQFDAALEQLQAERARGPFFERLIRKHLLDNPHRATIVLKPDQSLTERQEREEREKLERIRATLSQAEARRIVEEAKTLKLRQEAKEDRSVLPTLELSDIPTSLEDVPHTLKTVQGVTVGLFPQPTNGISYLDLSFDLRGLSDAHLELLPLFAFTLPRMGGGRSDYLEMAARIEAHTGGLSAGASLRSLPEDYNAFRQSFGLSGKALYRNHAGFFSILRDLLTALRWDRAHLKNLLGQLKASYEAQVVQAGHLYAMRLAAQQFGGVAALRERLEGLSQLATLKRLAALDESGLERLLDDLEAIRQQLFRRGGLRVCVTAEEPVLEELEGRLEELLAALQDGTGAPEASQRKLPERNLLPQARTTAVAVAYDAKLFQTVPYTHPDAPALQALANLLRSEYLHKEIREKGGAYGGFAVFNPESGLFGLLSYRDPHIVRTFEVFAGIHDFLNQGIEAEKVKEAILAAAGDIDPLLSPDSKGRTRFFDDLSGYTLEKKRQYKERLLQVRPEDLRRVAQEYLSGEAALAVIGSEEKVKEANQSMLRPFEVAAI, via the coding sequence ATGACCACGCTGGAAGCAAGCCAGAAGATCGGCAATTACCGGGTGCTGGAGGTCAAACCCCTCCCCCATCTCCAAGGCCAGTACATCCGCCTGGAGCACGAGCCCACCGGGGCTCGGCACATCCACATTGCCTGCCCCGACAACAACAACGCCTTCTGCGTCAGTTTCCCCACCGTACCCGAAGACTCCACCGGCATCGCCCACGTCCTCGAGCACATCGTGCTGGCGGGTTCCAAACGCTTCCCGGTGCGCGACCCCTTCTTCAGCATGATCCCGCGCTCGCTGGCCACCTTCATGAATGCGCTCACCTTCCCCGACCGCACCAGCTACCCCTTCTCCACGCGGGTCGAGAAGGACTACTACAACCTGCTCGAGGTCTACCTCGACGCCTGCTTCTTCCCCCGCATCGACTACGAAGCCTTCCGGCAGGAGGGTTGGCACTACCGCTTTGCCGAGCCGGAGAACCCGGCCTCACCCTTGCAGTACAGCGGGGTGGTCTTCAACGAGATGAAAGGCGCGATGTCCACGCCGGCCAATGTCATGTTCCGCAGCCTGGGCCAGGCCATCTTCCCCGGCCTCACCTACGCCCACAACTCCGGCGGCGACCCCCGCCACATCCCCGAGCTGACCTGGGAAGCGCTCAAGGCCTTCCATGCGCGGCACTACCACCCCTCCAACGCCTACTTCTACACCTACGGCAACCTGCCGCTGGAAAAGACGCTGGGCTACATCGAGCGCTACGCCCTCTCGCGCTTCAGCCCGATTGACCCTGGCACCGCTATCCCCGACCAGGTGCGCTTCAGCGCACCTCGGCGGCACGAGGCTAGCTATCCCCTGGCCCCCAGCGAGAACCCCCACAAGAAGTCGCAGGTGCTGGTGGCCTGGCTCACCACCTTCGTGGGGGACGTGGTGGAGGTGCTGGGGCTCTCGGTGCTGGAGCGTGTGCTGTTGGCCAACGCCGCTTCGCCCCTGCGTAAGGCACTGCTGGAGAGCAAAATCGGCGAGGCTCTGGCCGATGGCACCGGCTTCAACACCGTCTTCCGCGAGGCGGTCTTCGCCGCAGGGCTCAAGGGGGTCAACCCCGAGGACGTCGAGGCCATCGAGGGGCTGATTCTGGATACGCTGCGCGAGCTGGTGGAGAAGGGCGTGGACCAGGGCATGGTGGACGCGGCCATTCACCGCATGGAGCTCGAGTCGCGCGAGGTCTCCAACCAGGGCTTCCCCTACGCGCTCAAGGTCTTCTTCCAGATGGCGGGGCCCTATCTCCACGGGGGCGACCCTTACCTAGCCCTCCAGTTCGACGCAGCGCTGGAGCAGCTGCAAGCCGAGCGTGCCAGGGGGCCTTTCTTCGAAAGGCTCATCCGCAAGCACCTCCTCGACAACCCCCACCGCGCCACCATCGTGCTCAAGCCCGACCAGTCCCTCACCGAGCGGCAGGAGCGCGAGGAGCGGGAGAAGCTGGAGCGCATCCGAGCCACGCTAAGCCAGGCCGAAGCACGGCGCATCGTCGAGGAGGCCAAAACCCTCAAGCTGCGGCAGGAGGCCAAGGAGGACCGCTCGGTACTGCCGACGCTCGAGCTCTCCGACATCCCCACCAGCCTCGAGGACGTGCCCCACACGCTCAAGACGGTGCAGGGGGTAACCGTGGGCCTCTTCCCCCAACCCACAAACGGCATCAGCTACCTGGACTTGAGCTTCGACCTCCGTGGGCTGAGCGACGCCCACCTCGAGTTGTTGCCGCTCTTTGCCTTCACGCTGCCGCGTATGGGCGGGGGAAGGAGCGATTACCTCGAGATGGCCGCCCGCATCGAAGCCCACACCGGGGGCCTGAGCGCCGGGGCCTCGCTGCGCTCGCTACCGGAAGACTACAACGCCTTCCGCCAGTCCTTCGGCCTCTCCGGCAAGGCCCTCTACCGCAACCACGCCGGGTTCTTTTCCATCCTGCGCGACCTGCTCACCGCGCTGCGCTGGGACAGGGCCCACCTCAAGAACCTGTTGGGACAGCTCAAGGCCAGCTATGAGGCCCAGGTCGTGCAGGCAGGGCACCTCTACGCCATGCGGCTCGCCGCGCAACAATTCGGCGGGGTGGCAGCGCTGCGCGAGCGGCTGGAGGGCCTCTCCCAGCTCGCCACCCTCAAGCGCCTGGCTGCCCTCGACGAAAGCGGGCTGGAGCGCTTGCTGGACGACCTCGAGGCCATCCGTCAGCAGCTGTTCCGGCGTGGGGGGCTGCGGGTGTGCGTGACGGCGGAGGAGCCGGTGCTGGAAGAGCTCGAGGGGCGGCTCGAGGAACTCCTGGCCGCTCTGCAGGACGGGACGGGAGCGCCGGAGGCAAGCCAGCGCAAGCTGCCGGAGCGTAACCTACTCCCTCAGGCCCGCACCACCGCCGTGGCCGTGGCCTACGACGCCAAGCTCTTCCAAACCGTGCCCTACACTCACCCCGACGCGCCCGCACTGCAAGCTCTGGCCAACTTGCTGCGCTCGGAGTACTTGCACAAGGAAATCCGCGAGAAGGGCGGGGCTTACGGGGGTTTCGCCGTCTTCAACCCCGAGAGCGGCTTGTTCGGCCTGCTCTCCTACCGCGACCCCCACATCGTGCGCACCTTCGAGGTCTTCGCGGGAATCCACGACTTCTTAAACCAGGGCATCGAGGCTGAGAAGGTCAAGGAGGCGATCCTGGCTGCGGCGGGCGATATCGACCCCCTGCTCTCCCCCGACTCCAAGGGCCGCACCCGCTTCTTCGACGACCTGAGCGGGTACACGCTGGAGAAGAAGCGGCAGTACAAGGAGCGGCTTCTGCAGGTGAGGCCGGAGGATTTGCGCCGGGTAGCCCAAGAGTACCTCTCGGGCGAGGCCGCGCTGGCGGTGATCGGCAGCGAGGAAAAGGTTAAGGAAGCCAATCAATCCATGCTGAGGCCCTTCGAAGTGGCGGCAATTTAG
- the rplS gene encoding 50S ribosomal protein L19, with product MNRGALLKVVEKQYTRSDIPAFRPGDTVRVNYKVREGNRTRIQAYEGVVIKIKRNGFNSSFTVRKISFGEGVERVFPFNSPLIDSVQVTGYGKVRRAKLYYLRDLRGKAARIKTDRTRLGGKAEEAPAESK from the coding sequence ATGAACCGTGGTGCCCTTCTCAAAGTTGTCGAAAAGCAGTACACCCGCAGCGACATCCCCGCCTTCCGCCCCGGAGACACCGTGAGGGTCAACTACAAGGTGCGCGAAGGCAACCGCACCCGCATTCAGGCCTACGAAGGCGTGGTGATCAAGATCAAGCGCAACGGCTTTAACTCCTCCTTCACCGTGCGCAAGATCTCCTTCGGCGAGGGTGTGGAGCGGGTCTTCCCCTTCAACTCCCCCCTCATCGACTCCGTCCAGGTCACCGGCTACGGCAAGGTGCGCCGGGCCAAGCTCTACTACCTGCGCGACCTGCGCGGCAAGGCTGCGCGCATCAAGACCGACCGTACCCGCCTGGGGGGCAAGGCCGAAGAGGCCCCTGCCGAAAGCAAATAA
- the trmD gene encoding tRNA (guanosine(37)-N1)-methyltransferase TrmD produces MKYTILTLFPNLIRPWLEESLIAKALERGLLEVEVRDIREHATDRHRTVDDTPYGGGAGMVMRVDVVVRAIEAAGPADEVILLTPAGQTFNQRMAEELASKEHLVLVCGRYEGIDARVERFVSREVSIGDYVLMGGELGALVLLEATSRLVPGVIKEAQSHQQDSFVQGLLDYPHYTRPPEFRGLVVPEVLTSGHHAKIAEWRRKQALLRTKQRRPDLLERAELTAKDLMWLEEEA; encoded by the coding sequence ATGAAATACACCATTCTGACCCTTTTCCCCAACCTGATCCGGCCCTGGCTCGAGGAGTCGCTCATCGCCAAGGCCCTCGAGCGGGGGTTGCTCGAGGTCGAGGTGCGCGACATCCGCGAGCACGCTACCGACAGGCACCGCACCGTGGATGACACCCCCTACGGCGGCGGAGCAGGCATGGTGATGCGGGTAGACGTGGTGGTGAGGGCCATCGAAGCTGCCGGGCCCGCCGACGAGGTGATCTTGCTGACCCCGGCGGGACAGACCTTCAACCAGCGCATGGCCGAGGAGCTGGCGAGCAAGGAGCATCTGGTGCTGGTGTGCGGCCGCTACGAGGGCATCGACGCGCGGGTCGAGCGCTTCGTCAGCCGCGAGGTCTCCATCGGGGACTACGTGCTGATGGGCGGCGAGTTGGGCGCACTGGTGCTGCTGGAGGCCACCTCGAGGCTCGTCCCCGGCGTGATCAAGGAGGCCCAGAGCCACCAGCAGGACTCCTTCGTGCAGGGCCTGCTGGACTACCCCCACTACACCCGCCCTCCCGAGTTCCGTGGCCTGGTCGTGCCGGAAGTCCTGACCTCAGGCCACCACGCCAAGATCGCCGAGTGGCGACGCAAGCAAGCCCTGCTGCGCACCAAGCAGCGCCGCCCCGACCTGCTGGAGCGGGCTGAGCTGACGGCGAAGGATTTGATGTGGCTCGAGGAGGAGGCGTGA
- the uvrA gene encoding excinuclease ABC subunit UvrA: MDRIIVRGAREHNLKNITVELPRGQFIVITGVSGSGKSTLAFDTIYAEGQRRYVESLSSYARQFLGVMEKPDVDSIEGLSPAISIDQKTTSHNPRSTVGTVTEVHDYLRLLFARVGTAFCPHCGRPIERQSASEITDRLFRRPEGTRAILMAPVVRGRKGEYRKEFLQLQKEGYARVRVDGVIYTLEEALGLKLEKYEKHDIDLVIDRVVLKAEERSRIAESVELALLRGEGLMRVLYPDDGSEELFSEKFACPEHGSVLEELEPRIFSFNAPYGACPDCSGLGYNQVFDPALVVNPELSLAEGAIIPWSKGRDNGKGYLWDRLRALAEHMGFDMKAPFKELPPAAQEAVIHGLSEPFEVVFRRGGRETLRFQVHYEGVIPWLEKRYQETESEGLREALEAYMTLQPCPACSGTRYKKEVLSVRVGLFNIADVSNLPVREARQFFEALGQNRVIEACERLAEFRIPIEGLAEPLEKRDLNEFQLQVAAPIWREITSRLGFLEDVGLDYLTLDRAANTLSGGEAQRIRLATQVGSGLTGVLYVLDEPSIGLHPKDNQRLIGTLKKLRNLGNTLLVVEHDEDTMREADWIVDMGPGAGIHGGHIVAEGVLQDILDNPNSLTGAYLKGTRHIGVPKVRRKGNGKSLVVRGAREHNLKGVDLRIPLGRFVAITGPSGSGKSTLVHDVLYAALARDLMRAKTIPGRFDKIEGLEHLDKVIEIDQSPIGRTPRSNPATYTGIFDEIRDLFTKTPEARKRGYQAGRFSFNVKGGRCEACGGDGTKKIEMLFLPDLYVQCEVCKGKRYNKETLEVKFRGKSIADVLDMTVEEGLAFFENVPTIARKLQLMLDVGLGYMKLGQPSPTLSGGEAQRIKLATELGRKATGRTLYILDEPTTGLHFEDVSKLLNVLHRLVDAGNTVVVIEHNMDVVKTSDWVIDLGPEGGARGGEIVAEGTPEQVALTNSPTGAFLARIPEIANSLSGRPVAAD; this comes from the coding sequence ATGGACCGCATCATCGTTCGTGGAGCGCGGGAACACAATCTGAAGAACATTACCGTTGAACTGCCCCGCGGGCAGTTCATCGTCATTACGGGGGTCTCGGGCTCGGGCAAGAGCACCCTGGCCTTCGACACCATTTATGCCGAGGGTCAGCGGCGCTACGTGGAGAGCCTCTCGAGCTACGCCCGCCAGTTTTTGGGGGTGATGGAAAAGCCTGACGTTGACAGCATCGAAGGGCTTTCTCCGGCCATCTCCATCGACCAGAAGACCACCTCCCACAACCCCCGCTCGACGGTGGGTACCGTGACCGAGGTCCACGACTATCTGCGCTTGCTCTTTGCCCGGGTGGGTACGGCTTTTTGTCCCCACTGCGGGCGGCCCATCGAGCGGCAGTCGGCCTCGGAGATCACCGACCGACTCTTCCGCCGCCCCGAGGGCACCCGTGCGATCCTGATGGCTCCGGTGGTGCGTGGGCGCAAGGGCGAGTACCGCAAGGAGTTCTTGCAGCTTCAGAAGGAGGGTTACGCCCGAGTGCGGGTGGACGGGGTGATCTACACCCTCGAGGAGGCCCTGGGGCTCAAGCTCGAGAAGTACGAGAAGCACGACATCGACCTGGTGATCGACCGGGTGGTGCTCAAGGCCGAGGAGCGCAGCCGCATCGCCGAGTCGGTCGAGCTGGCGCTGCTGCGCGGGGAGGGCCTGATGCGGGTGCTCTACCCCGATGACGGGAGTGAGGAACTCTTCTCCGAGAAGTTCGCCTGCCCCGAGCACGGTAGCGTGCTCGAGGAGCTCGAGCCGCGCATCTTCTCCTTCAACGCTCCCTACGGCGCCTGTCCCGACTGCTCGGGGCTGGGCTACAACCAGGTCTTCGACCCGGCACTGGTGGTCAACCCCGAGCTCTCCCTGGCCGAAGGGGCCATCATCCCCTGGTCCAAGGGCCGCGACAACGGCAAGGGCTACCTCTGGGACCGTCTGCGGGCGCTGGCCGAGCACATGGGCTTCGACATGAAGGCCCCCTTCAAGGAACTGCCCCCTGCGGCGCAGGAGGCGGTGATCCACGGGCTGAGCGAGCCCTTTGAAGTGGTGTTCCGACGGGGCGGGCGCGAGACGCTGCGCTTCCAGGTGCACTACGAGGGGGTCATCCCCTGGCTCGAGAAGCGCTACCAGGAGACCGAGTCTGAGGGTTTGCGCGAGGCGCTGGAGGCCTACATGACCCTCCAGCCTTGCCCGGCCTGCTCGGGCACGCGCTACAAGAAGGAGGTGCTGTCGGTGCGGGTGGGGCTGTTCAACATCGCCGATGTTTCCAACCTCCCCGTGCGCGAGGCCCGGCAATTCTTCGAGGCGCTGGGCCAGAACCGCGTCATCGAGGCCTGCGAGCGCCTGGCCGAGTTCCGCATCCCCATCGAAGGCCTGGCCGAGCCGCTGGAGAAGCGCGACCTCAACGAGTTCCAGCTCCAGGTGGCCGCCCCCATCTGGCGCGAGATCACCAGTCGGCTGGGTTTCCTCGAGGACGTCGGCCTCGACTACCTCACCCTCGACCGCGCCGCCAACACCCTCTCGGGCGGCGAGGCCCAGCGCATCCGCCTGGCGACCCAGGTGGGCTCGGGCCTCACCGGGGTGCTCTACGTGCTCGACGAGCCCTCCATCGGGTTGCATCCCAAGGATAACCAGCGCCTCATCGGCACGCTGAAGAAGCTGCGCAACTTGGGCAATACCCTACTCGTCGTCGAGCACGACGAGGACACCATGCGCGAGGCCGATTGGATCGTGGACATGGGGCCAGGGGCCGGAATCCACGGCGGGCACATCGTGGCCGAGGGGGTCCTGCAGGACATCCTCGACAACCCCAACAGCCTCACCGGGGCTTACCTCAAGGGCACCCGGCATATCGGGGTACCCAAGGTCCGGCGCAAGGGCAACGGCAAGAGCTTGGTGGTGCGCGGGGCTCGCGAGCACAACCTCAAGGGCGTCGACCTCCGGATTCCGCTGGGCCGCTTCGTGGCCATCACTGGGCCCTCGGGCTCGGGCAAGAGCACCCTGGTGCACGACGTGCTCTACGCGGCCCTGGCCCGCGATCTGATGCGGGCCAAGACCATCCCTGGCCGCTTCGACAAGATCGAAGGCTTAGAGCACCTCGACAAGGTCATCGAGATCGACCAGTCGCCCATCGGGCGCACCCCGCGCTCCAATCCCGCGACCTACACCGGCATCTTCGACGAGATCCGCGACCTCTTCACCAAGACCCCCGAAGCCCGTAAGCGGGGCTACCAGGCCGGGCGCTTCAGCTTCAACGTCAAGGGGGGGCGCTGCGAAGCCTGCGGCGGGGATGGCACCAAGAAGATCGAGATGCTCTTCCTGCCCGACCTCTACGTGCAGTGCGAGGTGTGTAAAGGCAAGCGCTACAACAAGGAGACGCTCGAGGTCAAGTTCCGCGGCAAGTCCATCGCCGACGTGCTCGACATGACCGTCGAGGAGGGCTTGGCCTTCTTCGAGAATGTGCCCACCATCGCCCGTAAGCTCCAGCTCATGCTCGACGTGGGTCTGGGCTACATGAAGCTCGGCCAGCCCTCGCCTACCCTCTCCGGTGGCGAGGCCCAGCGCATCAAGCTGGCTACCGAGCTGGGCCGCAAGGCTACAGGCCGCACCCTCTACATCCTCGATGAGCCCACTACGGGCTTGCACTTTGAGGACGTATCCAAGCTGCTCAACGTGCTGCACCGCCTGGTAGATGCCGGAAACACCGTGGTGGTCATCGAGCACAATATGGACGTGGTCAAAACCTCCGACTGGGTCATCGACCTGGGCCCTGAAGGGGGAGCCCGCGGTGGGGAGATCGTCGCCGAAGGCACCCCCGAGCAGGTAGCCCTCACCAACAGTCCCACCGGTGCCTTCTTGGCCCGCATTCCCGAGATCGCCAATTCCCTGTCGGGACGCCCAGTAGCGGCAGACTGA
- the argF gene encoding ornithine carbamoyltransferase gives MLETLKPVQSLKGRDFLSNLDLSPQEYRAVLDTAHAMKRGEFKGQRPLEGQTLAMIFEKPSLRTRTTFEVAMNQLGGHAVNLTNAEIGLGTREPVRDIAMNLERWVEAIMARVYLHSTLEELARYSSKPVINGLSDLLHPVQLMADYQTIEESFPDTRGLRVAYIGDGNNMANAHIQCAVLSGAKLTIATPRGYEPNAVILLDALQRGADITLTHDPLEAAEGAQVLYTDVWVSMGQEQEASQRRKIKDFAGFQVTPAMLELIAPDGIFLHCLPAHYGEEVVEEATLHPKSRVFDQAENRLHAQKALLYHLLG, from the coding sequence GTGCTCGAAACCCTCAAACCCGTACAGAGCCTCAAAGGCCGCGACTTCCTCTCCAACCTCGACCTCTCACCCCAGGAGTACCGGGCGGTGCTGGATACCGCTCACGCCATGAAGCGGGGCGAGTTTAAGGGCCAACGCCCCCTCGAGGGCCAAACCCTGGCCATGATCTTCGAGAAGCCTTCCTTACGCACCCGCACCACCTTCGAGGTGGCCATGAACCAGCTCGGCGGGCACGCGGTGAACCTCACCAACGCCGAGATCGGCCTGGGCACGCGCGAGCCGGTGCGCGACATCGCCATGAACCTCGAGCGCTGGGTGGAGGCCATCATGGCGCGGGTCTACCTGCACTCCACGCTCGAAGAGCTCGCCCGCTACTCCTCCAAGCCCGTCATCAACGGTCTCTCCGACCTGCTGCACCCCGTGCAGCTCATGGCCGACTACCAGACCATCGAGGAGTCCTTCCCCGACACCCGGGGCCTGCGCGTGGCCTACATCGGCGACGGCAACAACATGGCCAACGCCCACATCCAGTGCGCGGTGCTCTCGGGGGCCAAGCTCACCATCGCCACCCCGCGCGGCTACGAGCCCAACGCCGTCATCCTGCTCGACGCGCTGCAGCGCGGGGCCGACATCACCCTCACCCACGATCCCCTCGAGGCCGCCGAAGGTGCCCAGGTGCTCTACACCGACGTGTGGGTGAGCATGGGCCAGGAGCAGGAAGCCAGCCAGCGGCGCAAGATCAAGGACTTCGCGGGCTTCCAGGTGACCCCGGCCATGCTGGAACTCATCGCCCCGGACGGCATCTTCCTGCACTGCCTGCCGGCCCACTACGGCGAGGAGGTGGTGGAGGAGGCCACCCTGCACCCCAAGAGCCGGGTCTTCGACCAAGCTGAAAACCGTCTGCACGCCCAGAAGGCGCTGCTGTACCATCTCCTAGGCTGA
- a CDS encoding Uma2 family endonuclease, with protein MAVREPQTPSRRYKLTVEDFYRLNLPPDRRYELIEGVVYEMPAIGPLHATLVRKFQDALYENFRGRALVSTQNPLRLGQHSMPQPDLALIRVADYRHEHPQAQDVYLALEAAATTLEVYRQPKGSRYLSHLDHDPAEPVAPLAFPDAPLALSW; from the coding sequence ATGGCGGTACGTGAGCCTCAGACTCCATCCCGTCGTTACAAATTGACGGTGGAAGATTTCTACCGCCTGAACTTGCCGCCGGATAGACGCTATGAACTCATCGAGGGGGTCGTCTACGAGATGCCGGCCATAGGACCGCTTCACGCCACGCTGGTACGCAAGTTTCAGGACGCGCTCTACGAGAATTTCCGGGGCAGGGCCCTGGTTAGCACCCAGAACCCCCTCCGCCTGGGCCAGCACTCCATGCCTCAGCCCGACCTGGCCCTGATCCGAGTGGCCGATTATCGCCATGAACACCCCCAGGCTCAGGACGTGTACCTCGCGCTCGAGGCCGCCGCAACCACCCTCGAGGTCTACCGCCAGCCCAAGGGCAGCCGTTACCTGTCCCATTTGGATCACGACCCCGCCGAGCCGGTAGCTCCCCTGGCTTTTCCTGACGCGCCCCTCGCGCTGTCCTGGTAA
- the argC gene encoding N-acetyl-gamma-glutamyl-phosphate reductase — MRKPKVFIDGEAGTTGLQIRGRLLGRDDLELLSIDPAKRKDELERKRLINEADVAILCLHDDVARATVGLVENPQTRILDASSAHRVAEGWVYGFPEMSPAQPEQIRRARFVSNPGCYPTGAIGLLRPLVDAGLLPHDFAASVQGTSGYSGGGRQLIEAMEGRGEHRLAGDYRAYGLELTHKHVPEMTKYARLTREPIFTPAVGRFAQGMLIVIPVHLWALPKPVKATELHAALSEHYRGRRFVTVMPLETYGAHNPVLDPQTLNGTNRMELFVYENPAREQALLIARFDNLGKGASGAAVQNLDLMLGLEGERSYEYFGD, encoded by the coding sequence ATGAGAAAGCCCAAGGTCTTCATCGACGGCGAGGCCGGGACCACCGGCCTGCAGATCCGGGGGCGGCTGCTGGGGCGCGACGACCTCGAGCTGCTCTCCATCGACCCGGCCAAGCGCAAGGACGAACTCGAGCGCAAGCGCCTGATCAACGAGGCCGACGTGGCCATCCTCTGCCTGCACGACGACGTGGCCAGAGCGACGGTGGGCCTGGTGGAAAACCCACAGACCCGCATCCTCGATGCCAGCTCCGCGCACCGGGTGGCCGAGGGCTGGGTCTACGGCTTCCCCGAGATGAGCCCCGCCCAGCCGGAGCAAATCCGTCGGGCCCGCTTCGTCTCCAACCCCGGCTGCTACCCCACCGGAGCCATCGGCCTCTTGCGCCCGCTGGTGGACGCCGGGCTCCTGCCCCACGACTTCGCGGCTTCGGTGCAGGGAACCTCGGGCTACAGCGGGGGCGGGCGGCAGCTCATCGAGGCCATGGAGGGCCGCGGTGAGCACCGCCTGGCCGGGGATTACCGCGCCTATGGCCTCGAGCTCACCCACAAGCACGTGCCCGAGATGACCAAGTACGCCCGCCTCACCCGCGAACCCATCTTCACCCCGGCGGTAGGCCGCTTCGCCCAGGGCATGCTCATCGTGATCCCGGTGCATCTGTGGGCCCTGCCGAAGCCGGTGAAGGCTACTGAGCTGCACGCGGCCTTGAGCGAGCACTACCGGGGCCGGCGCTTCGTCACGGTGATGCCGCTGGAGACCTATGGCGCCCACAACCCCGTGCTCGACCCCCAAACCCTCAACGGCACCAACCGCATGGAGCTCTTCGTCTACGAGAACCCGGCTCGAGAGCAAGCCCTGCTCATCGCCCGCTTCGACAACCTGGGCAAGGGAGCCTCGGGCGCGGCGGTGCAGAACCTCGACCTGATGTTGGGGCTCGAGGGCGAGCGCAGCTATGAATACTTCGGCGACTGA
- the argJ gene encoding bifunctional glutamate N-acetyltransferase/amino-acid acetyltransferase ArgJ — protein sequence MGMRLPIGFRAGATRAGIKPSGKPDLTLVASGRPCAWAFVGTLNQAAAPCVLRGRRLREAGGPLQAIVVNAGNANCATGEAGFQADRRMAELAATRLGIAPEAVLTASTGVIGVPLPLEKIEAALPSLGLDLELTPFAEAIMTTDLTMKTAEAELPGGIRVVGVAKGSGMIHPNMATMFGFVFTDAAVPQDELRRGWKRVVDHSFNQVSVDGDTSTNDMAVIMANGAAGEPDPLAFWQAVESVCVSLARQIARDGEGASKLITVRVTGARSEDEARNAARTVAASPLWKSAVYGNDPNWGRIMMALGRSGASFDPSRVHIKLQGIPLYDGAALPFDRDQASQSMKAEEVLVEADLGAGAAQAMAWGCDLTEGYVKINALYTT from the coding sequence ATCGGCATGAGATTACCCATTGGCTTTCGTGCGGGGGCTACCCGCGCAGGCATCAAACCTTCCGGCAAACCCGATCTCACCCTCGTCGCCTCGGGAAGGCCGTGTGCTTGGGCCTTCGTGGGCACGCTTAACCAGGCTGCCGCCCCTTGCGTGCTGCGCGGGCGCCGGTTGCGTGAGGCCGGAGGCCCCTTGCAGGCCATCGTGGTCAACGCCGGCAACGCCAACTGCGCGACGGGTGAAGCCGGGTTCCAGGCCGACCGCCGCATGGCCGAGCTGGCCGCTACGCGGCTGGGTATCGCCCCCGAGGCCGTGCTGACCGCTTCTACGGGGGTCATCGGGGTGCCGCTGCCGCTCGAGAAGATCGAAGCCGCCCTGCCTAGCTTGGGCTTGGACCTCGAGCTCACCCCCTTCGCCGAAGCCATCATGACCACCGACTTGACCATGAAGACCGCCGAGGCCGAGCTTCCCGGCGGTATCCGCGTGGTGGGGGTCGCCAAGGGCAGCGGGATGATCCACCCCAACATGGCGACCATGTTCGGCTTCGTCTTCACCGATGCCGCCGTGCCCCAGGACGAACTGCGCCGCGGCTGGAAGCGCGTGGTAGACCACAGCTTCAACCAGGTCAGCGTCGATGGTGACACCTCCACCAACGACATGGCGGTGATCATGGCCAACGGCGCCGCAGGAGAGCCCGATCCCTTGGCCTTCTGGCAGGCCGTGGAGTCGGTCTGCGTCTCCCTCGCCCGCCAGATCGCCCGCGACGGGGAAGGTGCCAGCAAGCTCATCACCGTGCGGGTCACGGGGGCCCGCAGCGAGGACGAGGCCCGCAACGCCGCCCGCACCGTTGCCGCCAGCCCGCTGTGGAAGAGCGCGGTCTACGGCAACGACCCCAACTGGGGCCGCATCATGATGGCCCTGGGCCGCTCGGGGGCGAGCTTCGACCCCTCGAGGGTCCACATCAAGCTCCAGGGCATACCCCTCTACGACGGTGCCGCGCTGCCCTTCGACCGCGATCAGGCTTCCCAGAGCATGAAGGCCGAGGAGGTTCTGGTGGAAGCCGACCTCGGCGCCGGCGCTGCCCAGGCAATGGCTTGGGGATGCGACCTGACCGAGGGTTACGTCAAGATTAACGCGCTCTATACTACATGA